A DNA window from Thalassospiraceae bacterium LMO-JJ14 contains the following coding sequences:
- a CDS encoding isoprenylcysteine carboxylmethyltransferase family protein has protein sequence MTGEEHSAYGLWSLVVINSAIFILFAFSFFKPQSKRDWRSLGAFSAFIIALFTEMYGYPLTIYLFSGWLSDVAPGVDIFSHDAGHLLSTVLGIDGNPHFDVLHIISNILILAGFIIISAGWRVLHAAHQEGTMARTGLYARVRHPQYAGFMLVMVGFLFQWPTLLTVIMFPILVFMYTRLAIREEEVTRRRFPDEWDEYAASVPRFIPRLTSTHEPDPLSTSGR, from the coding sequence ATGACTGGGGAAGAACATTCTGCTTACGGACTCTGGTCTTTAGTCGTCATTAATTCGGCGATCTTCATTCTGTTCGCGTTCAGCTTTTTCAAGCCGCAGAGCAAACGAGACTGGCGGTCATTGGGCGCCTTTTCGGCCTTCATCATCGCCCTGTTTACTGAGATGTACGGTTACCCGCTGACTATCTATCTGTTTTCCGGTTGGCTTTCAGACGTTGCACCAGGGGTCGACATCTTTTCACACGATGCAGGGCATTTGCTTTCAACGGTGCTTGGTATAGATGGCAATCCGCATTTCGATGTTCTACACATCATCAGCAATATCCTGATCCTCGCCGGCTTTATCATTATTTCGGCGGGCTGGCGCGTACTGCACGCGGCACATCAGGAAGGTACAATGGCCCGAACTGGCCTCTACGCTCGGGTTCGCCATCCTCAGTATGCAGGATTTATGCTGGTGATGGTCGGCTTCCTCTTCCAGTGGCCGACCTTGCTGACCGTTATCATGTTCCCGATTCTGGTCTTTATGTACACACGCCTTGCAATTCGAGAGGAAGAAGTGACGCGGCGCCGTTTCCCGGACGAGTGGGACGAGTACGCAGCATCGGTGCCGAGATTCATTCCTCGATTGACGTCAACACATGAACCGGATCCGCTCTCGACTTCCGGGAGATAA
- a CDS encoding DUF2933 domain-containing protein produces MNHNHGNGDRAAPAGLRAWLSRHGLVLAGFVLIAGYFLWAEHKAHILAFSAWLPWLLLLLCPLMHLFMHHGHGSHGSSHEDERGDEK; encoded by the coding sequence ATGAATCACAACCATGGAAATGGCGACCGAGCGGCGCCCGCCGGCCTTCGAGCCTGGCTGTCCAGACACGGACTCGTCCTCGCTGGATTTGTTTTGATCGCGGGATACTTTCTGTGGGCCGAGCACAAAGCGCACATTTTGGCATTTTCCGCGTGGTTGCCGTGGTTGTTGCTTCTGTTGTGTCCGCTAATGCATCTCTTTATGCATCATGGACATGGTAGCCATGGAAGTAGCCACGAAGACGAGCGGGGAGACGAGAAATGA
- a CDS encoding potassium channel family protein — protein sequence MIVAFVSMLTTFLLCAFFHYEVLTGMSRFIPGEGRVVRPIFLLIMAIVVVAHFAEIVLFAMTFYLLQETWDIGHIDGEFTGIFFDYVYFSAVTYTSLGLGDVWPHGPLRLVTSIEALTGLILIGWTVWFSYPIVRRGCRQGHRGGV from the coding sequence ATGATTGTCGCATTTGTATCTATGCTGACAACGTTCTTGCTGTGCGCTTTTTTTCATTACGAGGTGCTCACGGGCATGAGCCGTTTTATCCCCGGTGAGGGACGCGTAGTGCGGCCTATCTTCCTTCTTATCATGGCTATCGTCGTTGTAGCGCATTTTGCTGAGATAGTGTTGTTCGCTATGACCTTTTACCTTTTGCAAGAGACTTGGGATATCGGACACATTGATGGTGAGTTCACGGGGATATTCTTCGATTACGTCTACTTTTCGGCTGTCACCTATACGTCTTTAGGGCTTGGCGATGTCTGGCCGCACGGCCCGCTTCGCTTGGTCACGTCTATCGAAGCTCTGACCGGGTTGATCCTGATCGGCTGGACCGTTTGGTTCAGTTATCCGATCGTCCGGCGAGGTTGCCGGCAAGGTCATCGGGGAGGCGTGTGA
- a CDS encoding VTT domain-containing protein, producing the protein MASRRILFVGSFVGLLGAGWWIASSSGAVADLYQPQRIRIFIDDAGFYGPLFVMGIMAAAIVFSPLPSAPIALAAGAAYGHTWGTVYVLIGAEIGAVAAFVIARVCGREFVRRLVGDKVPQTKVNTQNGLTVVVFVTRLLPFLSFDAVSYAAGLTRLTAARFAAATLAGMIPATFLLAHFGAEMRADDWAALMIGFSIFAAVMLVSPAVVYVYRKHRAVPKGGTQ; encoded by the coding sequence ATGGCGTCACGTCGCATCCTGTTTGTAGGGTCGTTTGTCGGTCTGCTCGGCGCCGGCTGGTGGATCGCCTCATCGAGCGGTGCCGTGGCGGATTTGTACCAACCGCAACGCATTAGGATTTTCATCGACGACGCCGGCTTTTATGGCCCGCTGTTCGTCATGGGGATCATGGCGGCGGCTATCGTGTTCAGTCCGTTGCCGAGTGCGCCGATAGCGCTCGCTGCTGGCGCGGCGTATGGACACACCTGGGGCACGGTCTACGTTCTGATCGGTGCGGAGATTGGCGCAGTTGCCGCCTTCGTTATCGCGCGGGTGTGCGGTCGGGAATTTGTCCGCCGGCTTGTCGGTGACAAAGTGCCACAAACTAAGGTCAACACCCAGAACGGATTGACGGTGGTCGTTTTCGTCACCCGTCTCTTACCGTTTCTGTCGTTCGACGCTGTGAGTTATGCCGCCGGGCTGACGCGGCTGACGGCGGCACGGTTTGCCGCTGCAACATTGGCAGGCATGATCCCGGCCACGTTTCTGCTTGCCCATTTCGGCGCCGAGATGCGTGCCGATGACTGGGCGGCGCTGATGATCGGGTTCTCTATTTTTGCGGCGGTCATGCTCGTGTCGCCGGCGGTCGTTTACGTCTACCGCAAGCATAGAGCCGTTCCCAAAGGAGGAACACAATGA